The genomic DNA CTGAAGGGGAGACTCTGCCCATATCACCTTGAGCTGGGAGGACATCAGAACTTTTGCACCAGATGCTGCCTTTGTCTGGGAAGCGGATTTTCCCCAGTGCTAATGAACTCTTCCAAATTGGCAATTTGGCCACACGGAGAGCGTTCGAGACAATTTTGAAGGGAGGAATAGTGTCCTCTTCCAGGAAGTCCCTTCTTAAAAACACATTATTCCATTCGGGGATGGTTATTTCTGTGACTGAAGGATATGAGCAGGAGAAGATGGGGATGGGTTTCCATCTGTGGCTCTGGGATGGTAACAGCTtatgttcaaatgtaaaaaaCATATCGTCTTCTGGAGCCGATGACATGCCTTCAGGATCATAGACACAAATGACATTACTTTGCGTCGGTACATGTGTGCTGAAAGAGACAGGAAAAGATGGCAGAACATTTTCATGGGAAAATGCAGGTATTGTTGATCTTAGATTGCCTTCCTCTTTTGAATCCATGAGTTCCTTGTTGGAATTTTTGTCATTACTGTGTACAAGTGACCGTAAAGGTAAATCCCCGGTACTGAGAGCTCGTACGTTCCGcacacttttgttttttgtcattGATCTCGGCCTCAGGTATTGTCCACAGTAGTCTTCAACTGGTACTGGGGTCTGGCTCCTGGTGCTCCCTTCCCTCTCGTCTTCCACTTGCTGGGTTTTGCCGATGGGATCAGGACTGGTGTTCCTGCTCATACCCAAAAATTGCCAATAGTCTTCTTCAAGGTCACAAACTGAGAAATCCCAGCTGGAACGGTCCGGCTTGGACTCGTCCGGCTGCGTGAAGTAGTCTGAGTCAGCGGTGTCGGACGCATCTGTGAGGCCTCCGTCCGTCAAATGATGCTCCTCGGGGTCGACTAGGGAACTACTTTGTGACAGAATGTCGGACATCTCGTTGGGTAGCGGGCTTCTCGCCATCCTCAGCTGTAAAAGGTCATTTATGGTCAATTTTTCCATTTCGTCCCAGAAGGCTGAGATGGCATAGACGCATGGTGTGCGGCCTGATGCTTGGGCGTGTGCTTCAGGGCCTTCGACCACGGGGGTGACGACAACGTCGGGAACTGCCCGCGGACCTTCATTGCCACATAGGTGAGGTCCGGTTTGGACTCTGGGCGGATCCACTTCATGTTGGACGTAGCTCTCAATTACAGCTAGGTCACATTTAGGCTCAACGTAAGTCTGATCACCAGGACAATCAGTGTTGGTGATATTTGCACGGGACCACTGAATTGGATTGCAGCTGTTCAATGACGATGAAGAGAAATAGGACAGGCACTCTTTTGGCTGATTTTCAATGGATTCCCCATCTAAGAAATCCACAGATTCAGCAGCCGAGAGATAGGTTTCAGAGCCAGAACTTTCAAAGGTCAAGACCTCAACACTGTCCTCAAACTCCTCTGATTCCATCCTTGGCAAATGAAAGTGTTGGTGCAGGGTTAGTTCATTGTTGTCTTCCATTATATTTTCAACATGTCTTTTCCCTTCAATTATATTTTCCATCATCCTGTCATCAGGTAACGTTCCGTCTCTATTTTTTTGCACGATATCATCAACATGTTGGGTTCTTTCTAAAGTTTCTTGCTTCGTGGAATTATCTTTATATAAGGTTCCTTCTCTGTCATTTTCCACCATATCATCATCGAACTGGGTTCCTTCTATGTTTTCTTGATGCATAGTATTACATTCATGCAATGTCCCTTCCGTCACATCTGTGCCTTCTTTACAGTCGTGCCCCATCATTTCAACACCGTTAAGGGTTACTTCTCGATGGTCATTCATTTGAGAATTTTCATACAAGCTTCCATCTTCATCTTTTTGTACAATGTTATCATGCCAGGTTCCttcttgattgtcttggttcatTTCTTCAACATGCATTTTTCCTTCTTCGTGATTTTGTGTTCTGTCTTTCTTGTGCATTGGTCTTTCGCTATGGTTTTGTACTACATCACACAATTGTTCCTTACTTcggttttggttttgttttgcatTGAGATTTTCATTCATCTCACTATCACTGCTTTGAGGTTCTTGCCTGGTCCCACAATCGTGTTTTttggtctttgttttttttcctcctgtagATGCACACCCCCGTTGCAGCGCTGGACTGTCATTGAGAGACAGCGTTACGAACCagcgctctctctctcttttcagTGGAGCTTTGTTGACATCCTCACATCCCTCGTCTGCTTCTTGCTCTGTTGAAAGTGATTGTGCAACATCTTTATCTACGGCCTCaagtgtttttattatattttggggGGTCTCCTCTGGGATGTGTTCTTCTGTGATGTGCACCTTCTCTTTGACAACATGAATTCCTGTGTAATCACATTGGGCTTCATCCTCTCCTTGTGCTCCTGGCGCATCCTGAATTAACTCCGCTTGAACACAGACAGTAATATTTTGCTCTAAGTTCTCTGGAGACCGGGTCACAGAAACTGAGGAGTGAGGACGACGGAGGCCCTCAGGGTGAGCGAGCAGAGGTTGtggtaaacagcactcctcactTTCCTGGTAAAAGCTGGACCAGTCCCCCTCCGCAATGTGCATGCTGTGATCCAAGTCATCCATTCCGATACCTCACATGCTTTCCTGGGAGCAGAAATGGCAACGCAAAGGTCAACTTGCAAGTGTTTATGTTGTCTTTTGTCCTCTTTGTGTCCTTGATCGCTTTGAACAGTCTGGCTAACAACAGGTTTGTGCTAAATATATAAGGCACTTGTGTAGCGGTCATTGGGATACTCTACTATAGTCAATTAGAATTAATACAGGCTGTAAATTCAAATCATTATTAGGTACAACTGCTTGAAGTTGCAAATGTGAGAGTGGTattaaaaattcattttgcaaACAACACAAACCTCTGTATATTGATACAGAACAGAACTGCACCATTTTGTGAGTTATTTCTAATTTGGTAACTACAGTATATTAAGTGGCACAATAGGAAgtaaatggctatattttataGCACGACATTGCTCACAAATATGTTCAGTCAAATGTTTGGAACTGTTTGTAGCTTATTTTCATTAGATCATAATATATACTGAAAGAGTACATTATTACAAGGACAAAGGTACACAATAAATAGAGCCCGTAGATTGAGCCCCTTAGCAGACCACCATGCACTTGACAGCCATGCTTTTTGAAATGAGGTCAAATGAATGCACCATATCCGATTGCAAAATAAAGTCACATGTGAATACAATCTGATGTGTAAATGTTCATTTATTAGTAATGGACTGTGTATTAACATGTCTGCctgtttattttattccaaGGGCCGACACTGTTCTTTAGTATTGACGAGTTCCTCTGTTAGTCATTCCAAATTTGTCTGATTGTGCCAAATCACcaccgcgatacaaggctccatACCTGCAAAAAAGACAAGGACAAACGTTCCAGTCTGAAGTCTCCTGCAGGAAAATGTGCCGTTGTCTGCTGCTGTCACATATGTCAGTCTGGCGCCCTGCATCGCTCTTTATAAATAGACTACGTTTAGTCACATGGAACCGCTGCTGCTGGTGAACATGTCCTGCCCTCTACGAGAGGTGTGACATTTCAGTCCCCTCAATCATATGACAGTGAGCAGCAGTATCCTTTACTATTTACATGAACCACCACAAGGACAAAAAACATTTCATGTTGTCCCTGAAGATGTCATTTGTAAGAACTTAATACAATAAACCGCAAATCACACACACTTGCACACAGACATTGTTTCCTAGTTTTTTAACATCACACAATAAATTACTACAATCTGTGTGTCTGTCAGGCTTTATTCAGACTATGATTTGCACGGTTGTCAAACTTGGTAAGAAGGTGTGTGTTGGCTAGAGGAAGAAAGAGTTTACACTTTTCAAGTGATTTGTAAACAAATTGCCTCAATATCAACAAATCAAATTTGAGGATTCAAAGAATTCTGAATAATTTAAAATCtaggcaaattttttttaaattttttaaaatgtgatttttaagtGACAGTAATGTGGACTGTTGAAGGTGTTTCCAAGTTATTTTACTACAAATGTCTCTATTGTGGGACGTTGTCTTAACCTTTTCGTTGCTATTCACGGCAATGAACTGGAAAGGATGGAAGTCACTTTGAGCTaagagcgtaggtttggtctcaacattggttgggacgatataacagcataacctgcatgtatagTTTTTGGTCGGGAtggaacattaataagaccaaacagattgggggaacgggggtcagggctacatttctaacgaatatgaaccttattaattgatatgctaaataaCGGGTGCCCATTacgtcgatcgcaacgctagtgtgggaagctttttttttttttatgtacacaGTTAATTttgattatgttgtgtgtacgttgtgttgtgtgagcaacatatgaagtcatgcacgttaacagtagaaaacacaaacagtaggacacgtctctctaagcagcttcctactcgagttttgcaggttagcaagttcacacagtttaatgttatgctaactctgatgcaggttggactttcagtagcaaaattagtggtgtgttgtcccacctccacaacattggagtctttttaaattacttaaggTTGTTgctgctgccccccccccccccccccgaagtgggcagaggaggtggcatgttgtcgacatgtatttctgtcggggctgtgtgagtgttcaTGTGTATGTccggggtgggtcaagtcatcagccaaacgtgcatgggggggggggggggggtactggactggcacattcagcaagtgaaaaggggtaaattaagtgagaacataatgaaaataattaagttaataatggtcgggtcaattctatcctgacaacatatgggaagacaatctaatttaccagtatatctgaactcattatataatgtatatacgtaaggttgcttaaaggttggtggggacaatttcagcatcctgaaaagttggtagtgagagaaaaaaaaaaaagttggtagtgttatgtccctaccgtccctatgcaaaactACGCCCGAGCTGTGAGCCCTCCCAAATTGTAAAggactggatgtctatcgctgtcaatggcagcaaatctaTTTTGCCCTATGTAAACACATACTTTTTCCAATGTGGCGCAAATAATCCTTTGTAGTTTCACTGAAAATTGATACAAAAATGTTTGTTGCGCTTTTTCATGAAATGTCATATCATTTTGTACATCTATCCTTGTTAGTTTtcgctctggaaaaaaaattcaataatccAGACTCACTGATGCATCACTAATGACAATTTTGAACATGCTGTAATTACTTTATGTGACATGGCAAACAGTAAAGACACTGGTATTGCTTAATTTATTGCACAGCTCTCAAGTGTGCAGATTAAAAGCatgcaaaaatgaaataaatcgtAGTTAATCTTCTAAACTAGTtaggaagaaaaaagaaaaataggaaCAAGTCAAGGCTTACTTGAAGGTGCTTTATTAATCAAACATCCATACCTTAACCACACCCATCTTCATCACATCAAAAGTACACAGTtacaaaacaaatcatttatATCAAAGAATGTGTGCATGTATTGAGCTAACAAATACGAAACACACGAGGCAACATGGAAATAGTCATGATCATTTCTTTAGAAAGATTTACCGCTGCTGGCACAGTGTGTTAATTCAAATCTCAAGTGCAGTCAAAAATATAAACTATATCGCAAATAAAACTTTGATAGCAGCCtcattttgaaaatggtgcataCAGTAAAAGGCCACTGGAGTATGTGCGAACTATTAAGTTAACGTTTAAAGCTCTTTGTGGCACAGTTGTAGTTACATTCAATTCGTTTTGAAAACTTTCGGCAAGCAAGTATATCCTGTATTTACAACCAAAGAGTATTTCCAGCTGTTAGACTATAAACTTCACCAAAAGGTTAGCAACATCTCAAATAtcacagttaaaaaaataaatacatctgGCCTTAGATTTGCTTGTAAAGTGCGCCAATCTTGGTATGCTGCATTTGGAGTGTTCTTCATTTATGTTCCTTTTAATGAACATAATTCCTTCTTCAAATTCAAGCATTTACATGCATGTAAAGCTGTTGCCTACGTTATTCATACCTTGGCCTAAATGTAAGTTGTGTTGTTTCTAATTAAATGTGTATCTTCAGAAATGACACAAGAAAGTGGCAAAACAGATACTAAAGTCTTTTGGGCATTTAAAACAATCACTTATTTTTACACCTTTTGAATAGACCTTAGTAGTGTAAGCAGCTTAACGAACTCTATATTTAGAGCACCTCATATGCAGAACAGgcattgaaaaaagaaaaatggtacGAATCATTCAGAGCATGAAGCTATTAGTTAACATGTCAAATAGTTTTTGGGCATATTATCTTCAAATTTTGCCAGTTTCTTTGTTATTCCCAGCTAAAAGATACACTTAGTCCAACATTTAACCATGGTTAAAATAAATGTGCTACTGTACATACACACCAAACTACAATGTGTGGATTGTACAAGGGAAATACATTCACTTTGGCAGATTGGATACAAATAAATAGTAAAATATCACTCATACGGCAATAGATGTCAAAGTACAGAATGCAAATTAaagtgtatacacacacacagtaataGAACAGCCCAGACATCACCAGATTTTAGTGATGATAAGGATGGTGCTTTGTCACTTTCAGCCAACTAGGTCACTGGCTCACTGCACATTATCCTCAAACTGATGAATACACACAAATCCAATTTGTCATTGTCACAGTTGGTGGtgcgacattaaaaaaatgttacagATATAATGATGACGATGATTGTAATTGACGTTGGCTCTGTAACTATGCGGATATCTTACTTCTAAGCTTCTGCAGCAGTTTTAAACGGTACAAATATTGGTGCTGTTGAAAAAAGGGGGTTATTTAAATACAGTATGAGCCCATAAATGTTTCAGTGCAGCAGCAATTACATAAATGCAATTACTTCAGATGAGCTCAATTACTAAAAAAAAGGTGAAGTGAACCAAAAGTACCATAATTGAGTTAGAATACAAGATGACCAATGCTACTGCTTTGGTGGACACCATTTTGTCTAAggcgacatttaaaaaaaaaaaaagaggggggggGCTGTAGTTCCAATTTGGCTTTCAAATAAGTCAAAACATGGCATCATTCAATAAGAACTCGCAACATCCTTTCCTTGGCTCTCTCCTCCTACACATTGTAGACCCTGGTGGTGGATGCGGTGGGGGTGATGGCACTACTTGATGGCACAGAGGGCCGCTCCCGTCTGACGTATCTTTGCTTTCTTGCTTTAAAACgataaaataaaaccaaaaaaattacTAAACATTCGCAACAAACCAGAAAAAGCcttatttgctgttattcaaGATAGTATAACCTGTTTGGCAATGTTTAGTTAAAGGGTACAACATACCTGTAGAGGAGGGAATCATGACAGCCTAGAAGAAGAATAGATTGTTGCTATGGTGAcacatttaaacaaaatatgctTTACTCATAATCCCCAATGATCTTTTGATAAACAAAGCACACTTACCGTCTCGCTTGGTTGGAATATGAAGGCTATAAGAGGACAGaataaaatgtgaaaatgaaatgtggaatgttttttctccatcaTCTTTTTGAACTAATGGACCCCACTTTTCTTAATAacaaaaaatactgtacttgacatactatgtacattttataaataaaaaatgtgggGAAAATGGCATCCAATGAAATATGAAAGAAACAGGCATAACTGTAATATTAATTCAATACTTTTACAAAGGATATGGCTGCTGCAATTACAATTGTGGGCAAGTAGTAACAACACAGTAAAGTTAGggtgtggagggaaaaaaataactgactCCCAATTTTAGCATGCCAAGTTTAGCTTAACTTAGCTTATCTAATGATAGAATatgaataataatgaataattattttgttcttaaatTGTTCTgcaatgtttttaaataaaacaaagttGAAATTCCGAGAAAAATAGGAacgaatacaaataaatgttgcTTTTGCTATAAATCTAACACTAAATGACTTAAGCTACGTTCACAtcacagtttttgttaattCCCATATTTTTGTTTTGGCATTTATACTGCACAAACACGCGACCCGCATTGTCAACGGAATTCGTCAGTGATGTAACACACATGCGCACTGTGACACGTTGCACATGTTGCAGTGTTTAGGAAAGTAAATTTGACTCCATTCGGGAGGTCCCGGCCATCACGGTTTTATGGCAATTTTTGGGGATTCTATGCTACCTACGCCAACATTTTTTAACCTGATACATTCACGTGCGATATTAAAAGCAAAAGGTGTTTTTTGCGCATTGCTTGttcacgtctttttttttttttcttttttttttttttaaattttgtctaCCAGTGGCGACGTGACATTCCCTTGATGATGTATAGATTGGATCTGTACGAATGAGGCATCAGATAAATGTCAATTTTATTTCCACATATAAGAGGCCTCAGTTGGATTTGAAAAGATCAGTATTGCACAGTTACACTCTGTGGAAATATCTGATATACGCCACATATATAGGTAAAGGAATTGACCTGCAGTGTAAATGTAACCTTAGAccagggcaaactattccacaacagCCGAAGTGGGTGCggatttttgttgcaacccatcaagaagACACCGTTTcatcaatctggtgtcttaaaagtgcaatcagttgattgcagtcaggtactTCTTGTTttcataaaacaataaaaaattacAAGGGCTTCGACAATGTTTTATAGAACACATGATTAAATCATTTTCGTAACAGGGAAATaattttaaagactttttttgtaattaaagggaaccttggacttaaagacttgtaggctctaataggccacaattgttctgttttaataaaatatgttattagaaacgcataaattattgccattgatttaaaaatctataatatttagtataaattttgacctacggagggcaccatgttttatgcgcgccaTGGACGCTCGggttgatgacgtagtttgtcacttctACTAGAGGAACACCACCTGTGTTCcgtgtagacatgtgccggttaccggtttcacggtttaccgtggtgtgaaaacgtcgcggtttcaaaaccattaaaattttccgtcataccttagtacggtattcgctatttttcatgtgccaaaatgcagccgaagtggcttggtgcggcaccgctcaccccttcccgtttgttgccgtgagtgtcactaaacagccagcaaacccaaaaacaaatcctccaaacacaaggcgtacttttcttcagtttattgagctctcaaatcgtggtgaaatatacaaataaatacatttaaaatgttgtacaattgtatttttccacgtgtgattaggttcaacaggatagcagtagcaccattaaaaaggtcgccaaaaacaaaacacacattttcctttcaaattcaatatacaaactaactaaaacttacaaagacgaatgttagcctaggctaaactgggagagcagcttcttttatgtctcacagccgctgagtgagagaaaagcttgaatgaaggggggaaagaaaaagaatcgcgtcaaagatcgctaattgagagaggaggtctcactcctcactttttttttttttttttaaagatgaaacctttccttaacaatatttacattttaactaatttataaaactaacttatacattttttaactaacttattaacttatgaattctttgttctttttaacacaaaggcatggcatcatgtagactagagttgacacagtggttgaaaatggcgaaacttcacttgagcttcccccctcaaaaaaaagtcatacagtatatatttttaattttatttagaagtgtttttactttttatagcaatcattttgttcttactctaatattgagcaacttgagctgtggctgtgggtatagtctaggttctatttattttaattttatataatatttgttattttttgttaatttatttattttcacattatattcatgttccaatttgcaaatatgttttgaaaaaatcctgttcaatggatttttattttattttatttttttaaacccatacatctaaaaattttggagctataattgcaataccgtgataccgtgaaaccgcggtatttttgctcacggttatcgtaccgtgaaaatctcataccggcacatgcctagttccgTGAATACCTTCCTACGCGGTGAGACGCCCAACTCATGTGCACATCGGTTAAACAGAGAGTACATACTATTTCTGTTTTATTGAgtcttattaccttttcattgcctcaaaatacttttggaatgtgtttccctctcatacttttaagcattgtgttttcttgtggtagctttaaagcagattgttgatgtgACATactgtagcatatttaaaccaccctttttGATATGACtacttttaagtattttcttaaggcatctttagtatattccgtctgtatgcatctaaacaaaagaagctgaaagcgcacggtagtactttgggtgtcaaattcgcctcttgtaggacgtttcactggtgtagcacattttggcagaacaccggttttgtcctactctcgtctcgtctcacccagcttttcctgttcattttgcttttgctgctccttttgtgaaacaccgacagtgctgtcatgctcattaatgttcctctcgggctcagattgaaagggttgaacagatcacGTGTTTATGCCACTAGAGTTATACCCTGGAACCGCAGCAGTGTAACCCAGTGACGTAACCGCATTGCGACGTCAAGAACAATGGCAACGTActagttaaattaattttataaattgtataaaaacgaaaacataaagaagggttttaatacaaaattattttaactcataataaacggtatctttcaagaactacaagtctttctatctgttgtTCCCTTTAAGAGTTTCATTACTGTAAATGAATAATGATAGTTATAAGGGTACTGCGTAACGCGGTTTCATTACTACTACATTATTGCTGATTATAGTTTAGTGACAAAGAATAGCCGTGTTTCAATTGCGGATGGGACAAATGATATATATTGTGAGGTACTTATGGCCCAGTGGAATACCCAATCATCAAATTTTGAGCTTTTATCATTACGTGAATCTCCTATTAAGTatagttgaatttttcttttatcccaaacaatgtgttttaggttggtttatttaccttaCATATTTCGGCGactacttccgccttcatcagagtgtcactgatgttggtgtgacgcCTCATCTATCACCTGATGGATGAAGGagtgactcacctgtcagattAGACAGGCGAGTCTCGGCCTCCGCTGTTACTTCATTCTCCCAGAAAGCTGGTCCAGGTAGTAGAGAGCATGTACGCTccctcgtccctgttgatggttTTCGGGCCCTGCTTGCGGATTTCAATGGCCTACCCgatgactctggccttttcccagtccatAATGTGATTTTCCCTTTTTCAGTGGTTGGTGATGGCCGACTTGTGGTGTTCCTGTTGCGCttgttgttttgttgccctTGTATGTCTTATTGCTGTGTCCTTTTCAcacttcttgttttttgtttttcttgtagTAAAGCTCCTTCCTGTCTCTCAGATGTATGATTTGCATGGAATTTCATGTATGGAGTTGCATTTGTCTTCTGGGTGGATTTTGTCCTTTGGATGGACCAATATCTGGCAGTATTGTGTGTGGTTTGACCGGTttgtttatgttgtatttttttctagggctgtcaaaattatcgtgttaactggcggtaattaatttttaaaattaatcacgttaaaatatttgacgcaattaacgcacatgccccgctcaaacagattaaaatgacagcacagtttcATGgccacttgtgttttttgtctccctctgctggcgctttggtgcgactgattttatgggtttaagcaccatgagaattgtgtaattattgacatcaacaatggcgagctactagtttattttttgattgaaaattttacaaaatttattaaaacgaaaacattaagaggggttttaattaaaaatttctataacttgtactaacatttatctcttaagaactaaaagtctttctatccatggatcgctttaacggaatgttaatgttaatgccatcttgttgatttattgttataataaacaaatacagtacttatgtacagtatgtgtaatgtatatatcggtcttgtgtcttatatttccattccaacaataatttacagaaaaatatggcatattttatggatggtttgaattgcgattaattacgattaa from Corythoichthys intestinalis isolate RoL2023-P3 chromosome 9, ASM3026506v1, whole genome shotgun sequence includes the following:
- the perm1 gene encoding uncharacterized protein perm1, with the translated sequence MDDLDHSMHIAEGDWSSFYQESEECCLPQPLLAHPEGLRRPHSSVSVTRSPENLEQNITVCVQAELIQDAPGAQGEDEAQCDYTGIHVVKEKVHITEEHIPEETPQNIIKTLEAVDKDVAQSLSTEQEADEGCEDVNKAPLKRERERWFVTLSLNDSPALQRGCASTGGKKTKTKKHDCGTRQEPQSSDSEMNENLNAKQNQNRSKEQLCDVVQNHSERPMHKKDRTQNHEEGKMHVEEMNQDNQEGTWHDNIVQKDEDGSLYENSQMNDHREVTLNGVEMMGHDCKEGTDVTEGTLHECNTMHQENIEGTQFDDDMVENDREGTLYKDNSTKQETLERTQHVDDIVQKNRDGTLPDDRMMENIIEGKRHVENIMEDNNELTLHQHFHLPRMESEEFEDSVEVLTFESSGSETYLSAAESVDFLDGESIENQPKECLSYFSSSSLNSCNPIQWSRANITNTDCPGDQTYVEPKCDLAVIESYVQHEVDPPRVQTGPHLCGNEGPRAVPDVVVTPVVEGPEAHAQASGRTPCVYAISAFWDEMEKLTINDLLQLRMARSPLPNEMSDILSQSSSLVDPEEHHLTDGGLTDASDTADSDYFTQPDESKPDRSSWDFSVCDLEEDYWQFLGMSRNTSPDPIGKTQQVEDEREGSTRSQTPVPVEDYCGQYLRPRSMTKNKSVRNVRALSTGDLPLRSLVHSNDKNSNKELMDSKEEGNLRSTIPAFSHENVLPSFPVSFSTHVPTQSNVICVYDPEGMSSAPEDDMFFTFEHKLLPSQSHRWKPIPIFSCSYPSVTEITIPEWNNVFLRRDFLEEDTIPPFKIVSNALRVAKLPIWKSSLALGKIRFPDKGSIWCKSSDVLPAQGDMGRVSPSVREQQKIVGTMQKPVREGILSALQQADMCLVCIAFASWVLTSSDPESADAWKAALLANVSALSAIQYLRQTK